CCGAAAACGGCGAAATGATTATCATCGAGATGAATCCCCGGGTGTCGCGTTCGTCGGCTCTGGCTTCCAAGGCCACTGGGTTCCCGATTGCCAAGATTGCGGCCAAGCTCGCGGTTGGCTATACGCTGGACGAGCTTCAGAATGATATAACCGGCGGTGCAACCCCGGCCTCGTTTGAGCCCAGTATCGACTACGTGGTCACCAAGATTCCGCGGTTTACCTTTGAAAAATTCCCGCAGGCCGATAACCGGCTGTCGACCCAGATGAAATCGGTTGGCGAGGTCATGGCGATTGGTCGTAATTTCCAGGAGTCCTTTCAGAAAGCGTTGCGGGGACTGGAAACGGGCGTGCATGGTCTCGACGAGATCGTCGATCAGCAACAGGACCCGGATGAACTCGAGGATTTGTATCGCACCGAACTGCGCCTGCCGGGCGCGCGTCGAATCTGGTATGTCGCGGATGCTTTTCGTTCCGGATACAGTCTCGAGCAGGTATTCGAGCATACCGCGATTGATCCCTGGTTCCTGGTGCAAATTGAAGAACTGGTGCAAATCGAAAAAGATCTCGACGGACGTAGCACGGAAGATTTGAGTGCTTACGAAATCCGCAGGCTTAAACGCAAGGGTTTCTCGGACCGGCGCCTGGCGACTTTATTGAAGACCGATGAGACGAGTTTTGCAGCGCAGCGCAGGGCACTGGATATCAGGCCAGTTTACAAGCGAGTCGACACCTGTGCCGCCGAGTTTGCATCAAGCACGGCCTACCTCTATTCGAGTTACGATGAAGAGTGCGAGGCAGAACCGAGCGATCGTGAAAAGATCGTCGTGCTTGGGGGCGGGCCGAATCGAATCGGGCAGGGCATCGAGTTCGATTACTGTTGCGTGCACGCGGCGCTGGCAATGCGCGAGGATGGCTACGAAACCATCATGATCAACTGTAATCCGGAAACCGTATCAACCGACTACGACACCTCGGATCGGCTTTACTTTGAGCCCTTGACCTACGAGGATGTGCTCGAAATTATTGATCTGGAAAAACCGACGGGCGTTATCGTCCAGTTCGGTGGGCAGACGCCGCTGAACCTGGCGCGCTCGCTGGAGGCGGCCGGGGTGCCGATTATCGGTACCACCCCCGATTCAATTGACCTTGCCGAGGATCGTGAGCGTTTCCAGAAAATGATCCAGGACCTCGGGTTGTTGCAGCCTCCTAACCGCATCGCTTTCGATGTCGAGTCGGCCGCACAGCTGGCTGATAAGGTCGGCTTTCCGCTGGTGGTACGTCCTTCCTACGTTCTCGGTGGCAGGGCGATGGAGATTGTCTACGACCAGGACGATCTGGCGCGATACATGCAGGAGGCTGTTAAAGTCAACCGCGATTCACCGGTGCTGCTGGATCGCTTTCTCGATGAGGCGGTTGAAGTCGATGTCGATGCGATTTGCGATGGTGAAAACATACTGATCGGCGGACTGATGGAGCACATCGAACAGGCCGGCGTGCACTCGGGTGATTCAGCCTGCTCGCTGCCACCCTATACGCTTTCCGATGAAATCCAGCAGCGTCTGTGCGAACAGGTCGGCGCCATGGCGCGAGCACTCAACGTGGTCGGACTGATGAATACGCAGTTTGCGATCAAGGATGACGAGGTTTATATCCTCGAGGTTAATCCCCGTGCTTCGCGCACGGTGCCGTTCGTATCGAAAGCGACCGGCATCCCGCTTGCCAAGGTAGCGGCGCGTTGCATGGTCGGACAGAGCCTGGAGCAACAGGGTAAAACCGTGCAGGTGGTACCGGATTTTGTATCGGTCAAGGAGTCGGTATTTCCGTTCACCAAGTTTCAGGGGGTTGATCCCATCCTCGGCCCGGAAATGAAATCAACGGGTGAGGTCATGGGTATCGGGCGCAGTTTCGCCGAAGCCTTTGCCAAGGCAATGATCGCATCGGGCGGCAAAGTACCTAGCCCGGGTACCGCGTTCCTGAGCGTGCGCGAAACCGATAAGAAAGCGATCGTGGAACTAGCGCAAGAGCTGCATAACCAGGGATTTAACCTGGTTGCAACCGGTGGCACCGCGAAGGTTATTCGCGCGGGTGGGATCGCGTGTCAACACGTCAACAAGGTCAAGGAAGGACGTCCGCATATCGTCGACATGATCAAGAATGACGAAATCGTGTTGATCGTCAACACCACCGAGGGTCGCGCGGCGATTGCGGATTCCTATACGATTCGTCGGGAAGCACTCATGCATTCGGTGTGTTATACGACTACCATGGCAGGGGGCAGGGCTACTAGCATTGCGATGTCGCATCGAGAAATACAAGAAGTATACTGCTTACAATCTTTACACCAGGTGTAAATTAATGAATCAAATTCCGCTAACCGCTGCCGGTGCAGAGAGGCTTAAACTGGAGCTCAGGGAACTGAAGTCCGTCAAGCGACCGGCCGTGATCGAGGCGATTGCGACCGCCAGGGAGCATGGTGACCTCAAGGAAAATGCCGAGTATCACGCCGCGCGTGAGGAGCAGAGTTTTACCGAGGGGCGTATCGCCGAGCTGGAAGCAGCACTGTCAAACGCGCAGATCATCGATATCACAACACTGAAACAGACGGGTCGCGTGGTGTTCGGATGTAGCGTAACCCTGGTCGATGCGGAAACAGAGTCCGAAGTTGCTTACCAGATCGTGGGTGATATCGAGGCCGATATAAATGAAAACCGAATCGCCATCAGCTCGCCGATAGCGCGCGCATTGATTGGCAAGGAAGAGGGCGATGACGTGGTTGTCGAGGCGCCTGCCGGCACCCGGGAATATGTCATTACCGGTGTGGAGTACAAGTAGTATCAGCTGCCAAGCAGTGGAGCAAAGCGATCGGTTTCTTTATTGCGTCGATAAATGACGATGACATTGCCGATGTGTTCAACCAGCTGTGCCTGGTGTCGTTCGCAAAGCGACTGGCTGAGTCCACGTTTCCCCGCCTTGTCGAACGCCGGGATGCGCAATTTTATCAGTTCGTGGTGAGTCAGGGCGACTTCCAGTTCCTGGTGCAGATTCTCGCTCAGGCCTTTTTGCCCAATGATTACGACCGGTTTTAACTTTAGCCGATGGCCCTCCGTGCGCAGGCGCTTGATTTGTCCCCTGGTTAATTCCATGATGCCACTGACTCCGAGCCCGAAGGCGCGCATGGTATCACAGCAACAGGCAGGTTATGTCCCGATCGAAATCGAGTAAACGCTGGTTACAGGAACATCATCGCGATGCCTACGTGCTGAAAGCACGCGAGCAGGGATATCGTTCGCGTGCAGTATTCAAGCTTGAACAGATTCAGCAAAAAGATCATGTCCTGAAACGCGGGCAGTTTGTGCTCGATCTTGGTGCGGCGCCGGGTGGCTGGAGTGAGTACGCGAGCCGTATCGTAAGTGACGAGGGCAGGATCATAGCGCTCGATTTATTGCCGATAGAGCCCATTGCCGGGGTTGAAGTAATACAGGGAGATTTCACATTACAGGAGACGCTGGATCGATTGCTGGCGTTAACTGGTGGGCGTCAATTTGATCTTGTATTATCGGATATGGCCCCCAACTTAAGCGGTATGGAGTCTGTAGACCAGCCGAAATCGATCCACCTGGCTGAACTGGCATTTGACCTGGCACGTGAATGGTTAAGCCCTGACGGTATTTTCGTCAGTAAACTGTTCCAGGGCGCTGGATTTGATGATCTAGTAGCGCGGTTACGCGCGACGTTTGAATCAGTCAAGCTGCGTAAGCCCGATTCGTCGCGGTCGCGATCGAATGAAATTTATGCCGTTTGTCATGGTCTTAGGTAGGTCGGCGCAGGGAAAATGCGCTAGAATCTGTTAGTAATAGCAGTAATAATGAACCGGATAAGGCATTAGTAAGAAGCCAATACAGGTGTAATAGTGAATGATGTAGTTAAGAATTTGGTATTGTGGGTTGTCATCGCGGTCGTGTTGCTGTCGGTATTCCACAGTTTCGGCGAGCGTACCAGTAGCTCGCAGACGTTGATCTACTCGGATTTTCTGACCCAGGTCAAGCAGGGCCAGGTACGCGAAGTTACCATCGAAGGGCAGAATATTACCGGCAAAATGAATTCCGGTACCCCGTTCACGACTTACAGCCCGGAAACCAACAACAGTGCCCTGATTGGTGATCTCGAGCGTGCCAATGTCTCCATCCTCGGTAAACCGCCGGAGCCACCCTCGCTACTGGGACACATGTTCATCAGCTGGTTTCCGTTTATCGTCCTGATCGGGCTGTGGATATTTTTCATGCGCCAGATGCAGGGCGGTGGCAGTGGCCGCGGTGCGATGTCCTTTGGCAAGAGCAAGGCACGCCTGCTGGGTGAAGACCAGATCAATATCAGCTTTAATGACGTGGCCGGCGTCGACGAGGCCAAGGAAGAGGTTGCGGAACTGGTCGAATTTCTGCGCGATCCTTCCAAGTTCCAGAAACTGGGCGGCAAAATACCGCGCGGCGTCCTGATGGTTGGTTCTCCCGGCACGGGTAAAACCTTACTGGCCAAGGCGATCGCGGGCGAAGCCAAGGTACCCTTTTTCACGATTTCAGGTTCCGACTTTGTTGAAATGTTTGTCGGTGTCGGTGCGTCGCGGGTACGCGATATGTTCGACCAGGCCAAGAAGCATGCGCCCTGTATCATTTTTATCGATGAGATCGATGCGGTTGGACGACATAGAGGCGCCGGTCTGGGTGGTGGGCACGACGAACGCGAGCAGACATTGAACCAGTTGCTGGTCGAAATGGACGGATTCGAAGGTAACGAGGGCGTCATCGTTATCGCGGCGACCAATCGTCCCGACGTGCTTGATCCCGCCCTGTTGCGACCCGGACGCTTCGATCGCCAGGTGGTAGTGCCCCTGCCCGACGTGCGTGGCCGCTCGCTGATCCTCAAGGTACACATGCGCAAGGTGCCGGCGGCCGAGAACGTCGACCCGATGGTAATCGCGCGCGGAACACCGGGTTTCTCCGGTGCCGATCTGGCCAACCTGGTCAACGAAGCCGCACTGTTTGCCGCACGTGCCAATAAAAAGATGGTGACGATGGCGGAATTCGAACGCGCCAAGGACAAGATCATGATGGGTGCGGAACGTAAGTCGATGATCATGAAGGACGAGGAAAAGAAGTTAACGGCCTATCACGAAGCCGGTCACGCGATCGTCGGACGCCTGGTGCCGGAACACGATCCGGTATACAAGGTGAGTATCATTCCAAGAGGGCGGGCACTCGGGGTAACCATGTTCCTGCCCGAAGAAGATCGCTACAGCTATAGCAAGCGTCACCTCGAAAGCCAGTTATCCAGCCTGTTTGGCGGGCGCATCGCGGAACAGCTGATCTTTGGTACCGAAGCCGTGACGACCGGGGCTTCCAACGATATCGAGCGTGCGACTGGTATCGCCCGTAGCATGGTTACGCAGTGGGGTCTGTCAGATCGTATGGGTCCGTTGACCTATAGCGAAGAAGAGGGTGAAGTATTCCTTGGCAAGACCTACGGCAAGCAGAAAACGGTATCCGACGAAACCGCACAGGCGATCGACTCCGAGATTCGCGCGATCATCGATCGTAACTATCAGCGTGCGCATGACATCCTCACTAAAGAGGAGGACAAACTGCACAAGATGGCGGATGCGTTGATGAAATACGAAACCATCGATTCCGGTCAAATTGACGCGATCATGGAAGGCAGGGAACCGGGTCCTCCCGCGGACTGGTCCGACGACGAGACCGGCCCGACACCGGATGAACCCACGGGAACCGCCAGTACCGGCGAAGATCCTGATTTAGATCCCGCCAAGTTGCACTAGCGAGTATGGGCTGAGAATCGCCCGGTTCGATGGCGCAGCTGTCAATTTCCAGTAATCTGCAAATTATGGGGGTTGTTAACGCAACCCCCGATTCGTTTTCGGATGGTGGAAAATTTAACACGATCCAAAAGGCCCTGAAGCATGCCCAACGATTGATTTCCGAGGGCGCTGATATCCTTGATATCGGGGGTGAATCCACCCGGCCCGGATCCCGCCAGGTGGGCCTGGATGAAGAGCTCGAACGCACCATTCCATTAATCGAAGCAATTCGGGAGATGTCCGACATACCGATTTCCATCGACACCAGCAAGCCGGGTGTCATGCAGGCTTCGGTAACAGCCGGCGCAACCATGATCAATAGTATCTGGGCTTTACAACTCGAGGATTCCTTGCAGGTTGCGGCAGATTTGAAGGTGCCGGTGATTTTAATGCATATGCAGGGATCGCCGGCGACAATGCAGCAAGACCCCACTTACGCTGACGTTGTCGGAGAGGTAAAAGAATTTCTCAAGGCGCGAATCGATGCCGCACTCGATGCCGGGATTGCGCTCGAACACATTATTATCGATCCAGGATTTGGATTTGGTAAAACCATCGAGCATAATCTGCTGCTATTGAAATCATTATTCGAATTTAAACAACTGGGGGTTCCCGTGCTGGCAGGATTATCTCGCAAGCGCATGATCGGTACGATACTGGACAAGCCGGTTGACCAGCGTCTATACGGCAGTCTGTCGACCGCGGTTATGGCGGCAATGCTGGGCGCCGATATCCTGCGCGTGCATGATGTGGCCGAGACGGTGGATGCAATCAAGATGGTTAAAGCCCTGGGGCAGGTGGCAACGTGAGTCGAAAGTACTTTGGAACTGATGGTATTCGCGGTCGGGTCGGTCAGGTGCCGATGACCGTCGATTTCATCATGAAACTCGGCTGGGCGGCAGGCAAGGTTCTGTCGCAGTCGAGCCGAGGGCAGGTTGTTATCGGTAAGGACACCCGGATTTCCGGGTACATGTTCGAGTCTGCACTGGAAGCGGGTCTTGCTGCAGCCGGACTCGATGTCCTGTTACTCGGTCCCATGCCCACCCCTGCAATTGCCTATATCACCCAGTCGCAGCGTGCCAGTGCCGGAATCGTAATCAGTGCGTCGCATAACCCGTATCACGATGACGGCGTCAAGTTCTTCAACGCGGACGGCTTCAAGCTGCCGGATTCGGTCGAGCAGGAAATCGAGGCCTTGCTGGACCAGGAACTGACAATGGTCGAGCCGGAGCAGATTGGCAAGGCCACCCGGATGGAGGATGCCAAGGGACGCTATATTGAGTTTTGTAAAAGCTCGATCGCTTTTCACAGGTCATTGCGCGGCATGAAACTCGTGGTCGACTGTGCCAACGGTGCTACCTATCATATTGCGCCGACGGTTTTTCGTGAACTGGGTGCCGACGTGATCGAACTGGGTACCAGCCCCAACGGCATGAATATAAACCAGGACGTTGGTGCACTGTACGCTGAGAACATGCGTGCGCACGTGCTTGAAAACCAGGCCGACCTGGGCATTGCCTTCGATGGCGACGGCGACCGTGTGATGATGATGGATGCACGCGGTGATGTGAAAAACGGCGATCAGCTACTTTACACCATTGCCAAGAACAAACTGGTTAACGGAGAGCTCGAGGGTGGCGTGGTCGGTACCCTGATGACTAATCTCGGCTGTGAACACGCACTTAAAGCCCAGAATATTCCATTTGAGCGTGCCGCCGTCGGTGATCGTTACGTGCTGGAGAAGCTGGTTGAGCACGGCTGGTGCCTGGGTGGTGAATCCTCCGGCCACCTGATTTGCCTGGATAAGACGACAACGGGAGACGGCATCATCGCCGCGCTGCAGGTCCTCGACGGACTGGTCAACAGTGGGCAGACGCTTACCGAAGCCTGCAGCGATATGGAGATTTATCCGCAAACCATGATTAACGTGCCGATCTCGAAGACGCTCGACCTGGAAAACTCGGCACTGATACAGGATGCTCTCAAATCTGCCGAATCTGCGTTGGGTGATTCGGGCAGAGTGCTGTTGCGTGCCTCCGGCACCGAACCGTTGATTCGGGTTATGGTGGAAGGTCAGGATCAGGCCGAGGTTGAAAAGATAGCGGCCATACTGGCTGAGGCAGTCAAGGAAGCCGCGCAAAACCAGGGAAAATAGCACTTGAAATAGATTAAATCCCGATTTGCGGATTGATTTATTCGGCCGAGGTGAGTACTCTTTGCCGCCTTTAAAAACCGGTATCAAACATGCGTTCTAGCCTCATTGCTGGCAACTGGAAAATGAACGGCGATCTGCAGTCCGTGATCGACCTGGTTGAAGGGATTAAGGCCGGAAATCCGGGTAAAGCCGAACTGGTGGTTTGTCCGCCGGCTGTGTTTTTGATGAAGGTTGGCGGCATGCTGGCTGACACCAAAATTTCACTCGGTGCGCAGAATGTCTGCGACCAGGAACAGGGTGCCTATACTGGGGAAATTTCGGCAAGTATGCTAAAAGAATGTGGCTGTCGTTATGCGATTGTCGGTCATTCGGAAAGGCGATCGCATTACCTGGAATCGGATCAGCTGGTAGCCGCAAGATTTGCGTTGGCAGTCAGTGCCGGCCTGAGCCCGATTCTCTGTATCGGTGAAACCCTGTATGAGCATGAGCAGGGAGTCACCGAAGCCATCGTCGCAAAGCAGATCGATGCGGTTCTCGATCTGTGCGGAATTGCTGGTTTCGGGCGTGCCGTAATTGCCTATGAACCGGTGTGGGCGATTGGAACCGGGCTGGTTGCATCGCCCGATAAGGCGCAGGCGGTACACGCGTTTATTCGCGGCAAGCTTGCCGCAAATGATGCTGAAATAGCTCAACGAGTGCAGATTTTATACGGTGGCAGTATGAATCCTGCGAATGCGGCTGATTTATTGTCACAGCCGGATATTGATGGTGGATTAATCGGCGGGGCGTCGTTAAAAGCCGATGATTTTCTGGCCATCGCACAATCAGCCTAGGACATATTATGGAAAACATTAACAGCATTTTACTGATCGCACAGGTGTTATTGTCGATTTCCCTGATCGCGCTTATCCTGATACAGCATGGCAAGGGCGCCGATGCGGGTGCAGCCTTTGGCAGTGGTGCCTCGGCGACCGTTTTTGGTGCACGCGGTTCTGGCAATTTTTTAAGCAGGGCCACGACCGCCGTTGCGATCCTGTTTTTTTGCGTTTGCCTTGCGCTTGCCTATGTTACGACCAACCGCGAGATACCTGATGGCGTTACCGGTAGCGTTACTACGCAGGAGTCGATGGTTGTGCCCGCGCAGGGAGCTGACGAATTACCGCCAGTCGAGCCGCAAGGCGATAGCGTCCAGCAATCAGATTTACCCCCGGCCGAGTAGGGTGGGGCAAAGCCGATGTGGTGGAATTGGTAGACACGCTATCTTGAGGGGGTAGTGGCGAAAGCTGTGCCGGTTCGACTCCGGCCATCGGCACCATACTTAAGCTTCGATCGAACCAAAACGGGAACGAAACGATGCGATTGAAAACCTGGTTCCGGGCCTGCCCGGAGCCGGGTTTTTTAACGATACGAGAGCGTTACAGGGAGCCGTTTGGAGATTTCTTGACACTATATAAGGGCCACAATAGACTGACCCCTCGCTTTAGTTTTGCAGGCTTCCGGGGGGCAGTATTCGAATCATGCTAGGTAATTATCTACCCATCCTGATTTTCATGTCGATTACGCTCGTAATGGGGACTGTTTTCATTATTCTGGGCAAACTGCTGGGCCCCTCGCGCCCGGATGCGGAAAAAAATTCTCCCTATGAGTGTGGCTTCGAGGCTTTCGAGGACAGCCGCATGAAATTCGACGTGCGTTACTACCTGGTTGCGATCCTGTTTATCATTTTTGATCTCGAAATTGCCTTCCTGTTTCCGTGGGCTATCGTGCTGGACCAAATTGGGACATTTGGCCTCGTAGCGATGGCAATTTTCTTGACGGTTCTGGTTGTCGGATTCGTCTACGAGTGGAAGAAGGGAGCACTCGAATGGGAATAGAAGGCGTATTTGAACAGGGCTTTGTTACCACCTCGGCCGATAAATTAATCAACTGGGCCCGGACCGGTTCGATGTGGCCGATGACCTTCGGCCTCGCCTGCTGCGCGGTCGAAATGATGCAGGCCGGGGCGGCGCGTTATGACCTGGATCGGTTTGGCATTATATTCCGGCCGAGCCCCCGCCAGTCAGATGTCATGATCGTGGCTGGAACCCTGGTCAACAAGATGGCTCCGGCGCTGCGCAAAGTCTATGACCAGATGGCGGAACCTCGCTGGGTGATCTCGATGGGTTCCTGCGCCAATGGCGGCGGTTACTATCATTATTCGTACTCGGTGGTGCGCGGCTGTGACCGGGTAGTCCCGGTTGATGTCTATGTGCCCGGCTGCCCGCCGACCGCAGAGGCGCTGCTGTATGGCATTATACAGCTGCAAAACAAAATCAAGCGCACCAATACGATAGCGCGCTAGTATGCCGAATCCGAAACAGCAACTGGCTGACGCGCTGCAAGCGGCGTTTGCCGAGAGACTCGACTCGGTGACGGTCGCCCACAACGAGGTTACCGTTGAAGTTGCTACCGAAAACCTTGTCGCCGTCGCCACTGAACTGCGTGATGATCCCCAGTTTCAATTTAAGCAGTTAGTCGATGTCTGTGGTGTCGATTACTCCCAGTTTGGTCGCTTCGAATGGATCACCGAGGATGCCAGTCGCTCGGGTTTTAGTCGCGGTGTCGCCGCCGCGTCATCCGGTCACCTGCAGTTCGGCGATGAACTCGAGTCAATGACAACACAGGGCAGGCGCTTCGCCGCGGTTTATCACTTGCTGTCCTATGTCCACAACCGACGCTTGCGGGTGCGTGTATTCGCCCCCGACGACGACTTCCCGGTGGTCCCTACCGTGACTGAAATCTGGGCATCGGCTGACTGGTATGAACGCGAGGCTTTCGATTTATTCGGTATCCTGTTTAGTGACCATCCCGATTTACGTCGCATCCTTACCGACTATGGCTTTGTTGGTCACCCGTTTCGCAAGGATTTTCCGATGGTCGGGCACGTGGAAATGCGTTACGACCCGGAACGCGGACGCGTGGTTTATGAACCGGTAACCATCGAAGCGCGGGTGCTGGTGCCGCGCGTTAAACGCGATGATCATCGCTACATCATCGACGCACCGGAAGAGGCACAGGACGATGCCTGAAATCAAGAACTACACGCTCAATTTCGGTCCCCAGCATCCCGCGGCCCACGGGGTATTGCGCCTGGTTCTGGAAATGGATGGTGAAGTCATCGAACGTGCCGATCCGCATATCGGTTTGTTGCATCGTGCCACCGAAAAACTCGCCGAAACCAAACCATATAATCAAACCATTGGCTACATGGACCGCCTTGATTACGTATCCATGATGTGTAACGAACATGGATACGTACTCGCGATAGAGAAATTACTCGGCCTCGAGATACCGGAACGCGCGCGCTACATCCGGGTTATGTTTGATGAAATAACACGTATTTTGAATCACCTGATGTGGATCGGTACGCATGCCCTCGATGTCGGCGCAATGACCATGTTCCTGTACGCTTTTCGCGAGCGCGAAGACCTGATGGATATGTACGAGGCTGTGTCCGGCGCGCGCATGCATGCAACTTATTATCGCCCCGGCGGTGTTGCCCGCGATCTGCCCGACGCAATGCCGCAATACCTGGAGAGTCGCTGGCGCAGCAGTAAGGAAGCCGGACGCCTGAATGAAAATCGACAGGGTAGTCTGCTCGATTTCGCCGAGGATTTCGCGGGCCGGTTTCCAGGCTATGTCGACGAATACGAAACCCTGTTGACTGACAATCGAATCTGGAAACAACGTACCGTAGGCATTGGCGTCGTGAGTGAAGAGCGTGCCTACCAGCTCGGGTTTACTGGCCCGATGCTGCGCGGCTCGGGGGTCGAATGGGATCTGCGCAAGAAACAGCCTTACGAGGTATACCATCGTATGGACTTCGATATACCGGTCGGCACCAACGGGGATTGCTATGATCGCTACCTGGTGCGCGTCGAGGAGATGCGCCAGTCAAATCGTATTATCAGGCAATGCATCGAGTGGCTGCGCGCCAACCCGGGAAGCGTAATGACCGATAATCACAAGGTGGCACCGCCGCGTCGTGAACTACTGAAGGCTGACATGGAAGGCCTGATCCACCACTTCAAGCTTTTTACCGAGGGCTATACCCTGCCCGAGGGTGAGGTTTACACCAGCATCGAACACCCCAAGGGTGAGTTTGGCGTTTATCTGATTTCGGACGGGGCCAACAAGCCCTATCGCCTCAAGATCCGTGCGCCTGGCTTCGCCCACCTGTCCAGTATGAACGAGATGGCGCAGGGACACATGCTGGCCGACGTGGTCGCAATTATCGGAACCCAGGATATCGTGTTCGGGGAGATCGACCGATAATGGCCATTGAAACTATATCGAAGCTCGATCTGTTGAACGATCACACGCGCGCGGAGATCGATCACTGTGTGGCCCGGTTTCCGCCCGAACACAAACGCTCGGGCGTGTTGCAGGCGCTCTCCGCCGCGCAGCATCAGAACGGAGGTTTTTTAACCACCGACCTGATGGATGCGGTGGCCGAGTACCTGGAGTTATCGCCGATCCACGTCTACGAAGTGGCATCTTTTTACTCGATGTATGAAACCAAACCGGTAGCCCGTCATAACGTTGCGATCTGTACCAACATTTCCTGCATGTTAATGGGCTCGGACAGCATTGTTGAGCATGTCGAAAACAAGCTCGGCATCAGGATCGGGGAGAGTACCGAGGACGGGCGCATCTACCTGAAGTGCGAGGAAGAATGCCTGGCTGCCTGTTCGGGTGGTCCGATGATGCAGGTTGATCACGTTTATCACGTCGACCTGACCCCGGAAAAAGTCGATGAAATCCTGGATGCGCTGGAGTAACAATGGCTAACGAAGTCTGCTACGCAACCCTCCAATACGACCAGCCATGGTCGATGGAAACCTATTTAAAAGTAGGGGGTTACGAGGCACTTAAAAAAATCCTGGTCGGTGGCATGTCAGCCGACGACGTCATCGAGGAAGTCAAGGCATCGGGCCTGCGCGGTCGCGGGGGGGCCGGTTTTCCGACCGGCTTGAAGTGGAGCTTCATGCCGCGCAACGCGCCTGGACAGAAATACGTCGTCTGCAACTCCGATGAATCGGAACCGGGCACCTGCAAGGATCGCGATATCCTGCGCTTTAATCCGCATGCTCTGGTCGAAGGCATGGCAATCTGCGGCTACGCGATCGGCGCCACGGTCGGATACAACTACATGCGCGGCGAATTCATGGATGAACCCGCACAACGCTTTGAAACCGCGGTCAGGGAAGCCTACGAAGCGGGTTACCTCGGCAGGAACATACTTGGCAGCGGAGTTGATTTCGATCTCTACCCGGCGCTTGGCGCGGGTGCCTACATCTGTGGCGAGGAAACCGCATTGCTGGAATCACTCGAAGGCAAAAAAGGCCAGCCACGTTACAAGCCCCCGTTTCCCGCCAACTACGGGCTCTATGGCAAACCCACGACAATTAATAACACCGAATCGCTGGCCTCGGCTCCGTCCATAATCCGAAACGGTTCGCAATGGTTTGCCGATCTCGGTATTCCCAATAACGGCGGGGTCAAATGCTTTTCGATGTCCGGCCATTTGAACAAACCGGGGAACTTCGAAATCTCGATGGGCACCCCCTTTAAGGACCTGCTGGAAATGGCGGGCGGGATTCGTAATGGTCGTAAACTGAAAGCGGTGATTCCGGGCGGTTCCTCGGTACCGGTGTTGCCGGGTGACGTCATGATGGAGTGCACGATGGACTACGATTCGATCGCCAAGGCGGGTTCGATGCTGGGCTCGGGCGCGGTCATCGTCATGGATGAAACGA
This Gammaproteobacteria bacterium DNA region includes the following protein-coding sequences:
- the carB gene encoding carbamoyl-phosphate synthase large subunit is translated as MPRRQDIESVMIIGAGPIVIGQACEFDYSGAQACKALKEEGFRVILINSNPATIMTDPNSADAVYIEPINWHAVEKIIARERPDALLPTMGGQTALNCALDLVREGVLQKYGVQMIGATREAIDMAEDREQFRKAMTEIGLKTPKAFIAHSLEEAWQGQSQIGFPVIIRPSFTMGGSGGGIAYNREEFEDIIRRGLDLSPTSEVLIEASVLGWKEFEMEVVRDKNDNCIIICSIENLDPMGVHTGDSITVAPAQTLTDKEYQIMRNASLAVLRKIGVETGGSNVQFAINPENGEMIIIEMNPRVSRSSALASKATGFPIAKIAAKLAVGYTLDELQNDITGGATPASFEPSIDYVVTKIPRFTFEKFPQADNRLSTQMKSVGEVMAIGRNFQESFQKALRGLETGVHGLDEIVDQQQDPDELEDLYRTELRLPGARRIWYVADAFRSGYSLEQVFEHTAIDPWFLVQIEELVQIEKDLDGRSTEDLSAYEIRRLKRKGFSDRRLATLLKTDETSFAAQRRALDIRPVYKRVDTCAAEFASSTAYLYSSYDEECEAEPSDREKIVVLGGGPNRIGQGIEFDYCCVHAALAMREDGYETIMINCNPETVSTDYDTSDRLYFEPLTYEDVLEIIDLEKPTGVIVQFGGQTPLNLARSLEAAGVPIIGTTPDSIDLAEDRERFQKMIQDLGLLQPPNRIAFDVESAAQLADKVGFPLVVRPSYVLGGRAMEIVYDQDDLARYMQEAVKVNRDSPVLLDRFLDEAVEVDVDAICDGENILIGGLMEHIEQAGVHSGDSACSLPPYTLSDEIQQRLCEQVGAMARALNVVGLMNTQFAIKDDEVYILEVNPRASRTVPFVSKATGIPLAKVAARCMVGQSLEQQGKTVQVVPDFVSVKESVFPFTKFQGVDPILGPEMKSTGEVMGIGRSFAEAFAKAMIASGGKVPSPGTAFLSVRETDKKAIVELAQELHNQGFNLVATGGTAKVIRAGGIACQHVNKVKEGRPHIVDMIKNDEIVLIVNTTEGRAAIADSYTIRREALMHSVCYTTTMAGGRATSIAMSHREIQEVYCLQSLHQV
- the greA gene encoding transcription elongation factor GreA, with the protein product MNQIPLTAAGAERLKLELRELKSVKRPAVIEAIATAREHGDLKENAEYHAAREEQSFTEGRIAELEAALSNAQIIDITTLKQTGRVVFGCSVTLVDAETESEVAYQIVGDIEADINENRIAISSPIARALIGKEEGDDVVVEAPAGTREYVITGVEYK
- a CDS encoding YhbY family RNA-binding protein, whose amino-acid sequence is MELTRGQIKRLRTEGHRLKLKPVVIIGQKGLSENLHQELEVALTHHELIKLRIPAFDKAGKRGLSQSLCERHQAQLVEHIGNVIVIYRRNKETDRFAPLLGS
- the rlmE gene encoding 23S rRNA (uridine(2552)-2'-O)-methyltransferase RlmE, encoding MSRSKSSKRWLQEHHRDAYVLKAREQGYRSRAVFKLEQIQQKDHVLKRGQFVLDLGAAPGGWSEYASRIVSDEGRIIALDLLPIEPIAGVEVIQGDFTLQETLDRLLALTGGRQFDLVLSDMAPNLSGMESVDQPKSIHLAELAFDLAREWLSPDGIFVSKLFQGAGFDDLVARLRATFESVKLRKPDSSRSRSNEIYAVCHGLR